The following coding sequences are from one Nicotiana tabacum cultivar K326 chromosome 1, ASM71507v2, whole genome shotgun sequence window:
- the LOC107781446 gene encoding uncharacterized protein LOC107781446, with translation MITGKITLIESKEEFWFSAIYGLHTIEQRRNMWEELTQLHMELKGHWIAMGDYNAIQSWEDRYNGNPVMEAEIRDFNDFLENTGMIELRYIGREFTWTNSHVHSKIDRALVNDGWMMNMRQLEVVVQDPLFSDHTPLCLYFEQEQQNNPKPFKYFNNFAEHKEFKGIVKATWERNIQGPAMKRIWIKLKRLKNGLKQLHQEEYSKIHEKITLIRGELQRMQMQMRDLNHTESLKNDEKDLKEKLEKWSTIKEGILKQKSRIQWLRLGDSNSAFFHASIKNRNAQKKIIKLVTQTGMQTQNQEEVQ, from the coding sequence ATGATCACAGGGAAGATTACTTTAATTGAGAGCAAGGAAGAATTCTGGTTTTCAGCAATATATGGGCTGCATACTATTGAACAAAGAAGGAACATGTGGGAGGAGTTAACACAGTTGCATATGGAGCTAAAGGGACATTGGATTGCAATGGGTGACTATAATGCAATACAAAGTTGGGAAGATAGGTACAATGGGAACCCTGTTATGGAAGCAGAGATAAGGGACTTCAATGATTTCTTAGAAAATACAGGAATGATAGAACTTAGATATATTGGGAGGGAGTTTACATGGACAAATAGCCATGTACATAGCAAAATAGATAGAGCACTAGTAAATGATGGATGGATGATGAATATGAGGCAATTGGAGGTGGTGGTGCAGGACCCTTTGTTTTCTGACCATACACCTTTGTGTCTTTATTTTGAGCAGGAACAACAGAATAATCCAAAACCTTTTAAATATTTCAACAACTTTGCTGAGCACAAGGAATTTAAAGGCATAGTTAAGGCAACATGGGAGAGGAACATACAAGGACCAGCAATGAAAAGAATCTGGATAAAGCTTAAAAGACTTAAGAATGGGCTGAAGCAACTGCATCAAGAGGAGTATAGCAAAATTCATGAGAAGATCACACTCATAAGGGGAGAGTTACAGAGAATGCAGATGCAAATGAGAGACCTAAACCATACAGAGAGTTTGAAGAATGATGAAAAGGATCTAAAAGAGAAGCTAGAAAAATGGAGTACAATTAAGGAGGGTATACTGAAACAAAAATCCAGGATCCAATGGTTGAGGCTAGGGGATTCAAATTCAGCTTTCTTTCATGCTAGTATAAAGAACAGGAACGCTCAAAAGAAGATTATAAAGCTAGTCACCCAAACAGGAATGCAGACTCAGAATCAGGAGGAAGTACAATAG